A portion of the Mustela erminea isolate mMusErm1 chromosome 19, mMusErm1.Pri, whole genome shotgun sequence genome contains these proteins:
- the CCER2 gene encoding coiled-coil domain-containing glutamate-rich protein 2 — protein sequence MQRRGPASVLLLLPLPLLLALLLGAATTAPLVPRSSKEELTRCLAEVVTEVLALGQAQRSPCTALLHKEMCQTEPYGCVSAKEKGLLLEDFKKQEAGKTRSSQEVREEEEEAAERAHKSEVREQTIHEQLHSRLRQEEENEEEEEEKAEEEEKRKKRGPMESFEGKGLWRHRLEGRGGPQKRVAEQASDEETAQFEAEEKGLQVLGEGGGLWRGAEGGGGEGHEDSLHRHRSHQPEAEPKQEEKEEASEREEHNMERLEHLRKELKKATEILGEEIRREG from the exons ATGCAGCGCCGCGGGCCCGCCTCTGTGCTGCTGTTGCTGCCGTTGCCCCTGCTGTTGGCGCTGCTGCTGGGGGCAG CCACCACTGCTCCCTTGGTGCCAAGATCCTCCAAGGAAGAG CTGACTCGCTGTCTGGCCGAGGTGGTCACGGAAGTGCTGGCGCTGGGCCAGGCCCAGAGAAGCCCCTGCACAGCTCTCCTCCACAAAG aaATGTGTCAGACAGAGCCTTATGGCTGTGTGTCCGCCAAAGAGAAAGGCCTACTGCTTGAGGATTTCAAGAAGCAAGAGGCTGGGAAGACAAGGTCCAGCCAGGaagtgagggaagaggaagaggaggcagcgGAGAGGGCCCACAAGTCTGAGGTGCGGGAACAGACCATCCACGAGCAGCTCCACAGCCGGCTCCGCCAGGAGGAGGAGaacgaagaggaggaggaggagaaggcagaggaggaggagaaaaggaagaagagggggcCCATGGAATCCTTTGAAGGCAAAGGCCTGTGGAGGCATCGCCTAGAGGGCAGAGGGGGCCCCCAGAAGCGAGTGGCAGAGCAGGCCAGTGACGAGGAGACAGCGCAGTTCGAGGCGGAGGAGAAGGGCCTGCAGGTGCTAGGCGAGGGCGGCGGCCTGTGGCGGGGAGCCGAGGGGGGCGGAGGAGAGGGACACGAGGACTCACTGCACCGCCACCGCTCCCACCAGCCAGAAGCTGagcccaagcaggaggagaaggaagaggcttcGGAGAGGGAG GAGCACAACATGGAGCGGCTGGAGCACCTGAGAAAGGAGCTGAAGAAGGCAACCGAGATTCTGGGGGAGGAGATCAGGAGGGAGGGATGA
- the NFKBIB gene encoding NF-kappa-B inhibitor beta isoform X1 gives MAGVACLGKAPEADEWCDSGLGSLGPDASAPGGPGLGAELGPGLSWAPLVFGYVTEDGDTALHLAVIHQHEPFLDFLLGFAAGTEYLDLQNDLGQTALHLAAILGEASTVEKLYAAGAGLHVAERGGHTALHLACRMRAHACARVLLQPRPRCARGAPNTYLAQGPDRTSDADRPPVTLYPEPDLEKEDEESEEDWKLQLEAENYEGHTPLHVAVIHKDAEMVRLLREAGADLNKPEPTCGRSPLHLAVEAQAADVLELLLRAGADPATRMYGGRTPLGSAMLRPNPILARLLRAHGAPEPEDEDDRPGPCSSSSDSDSGDEGDEYDDIVVHSGQSPNRLPPTPASKPLPDDPV, from the exons ATGGCCGGGGTCGCGTGCTTGGGGAAAGCGCCGGAGGCCGACGAATGGTGCGACAGCGGCCTGGGCTCTCTGGGCCCGGACGCATCAGCACCCGGAGGACCGGGGTTGGGCGCCGAGCTGGGCCCGGGGCTGTCGTGGGCGCCCCTCGTCTTCGGCTACGTCACTGAGGATGGGGACAC GGCACTGCACTTGGCAGTGATTCATCAGCACGAGCCCTTCCTGGATTTCCTCCTAGGCTTCGCGGCTGGCACCGAGTACCTAGACCTGCAGAATGACCTGGgccag ACAGCCCTTCACCTGGCAGCCATCCTGGGGGAGGCGTCCACAGTGGAGAAGTTGTACGCGGCGGGTGCCGGGTTGCACGTGGCGGAGCGTGGGGGACACACAGCACTGCACCTGGCCTGTCGCATGAGGGCACATGCCTGCGCTCGCGTGCTTCTCCAGCCCCGTCCCCGGTGCGCCAGGGGAGCCCCCAACACCTACCTTGCTCAGGGCCCTGACCGCACCTCTGATGCTGACCGCCCACCTGTCACCTTGTACCCCGAACCCGACTtggagaaggaagatgaagaGAGTGAGGAGGATTGGAAGCTGCAGTTGGAGGCTGAGAACTATGAGG GCCATACCCCACTTCACGTGGCTGTCATCCACAAAGATGCCGAGATGGTTCGGCTGCTCCGGGAGGCTGGAGCAGACCTCAACAAACCG GAGCCCACTTGTGGCCGGAGCCCCCTACACTTGGCAGTGGAGGCCCAAGCCGCCGATGTGCTGGAGCTCCTCCTGAGGGCAGGTGCCGATCCCGCTACCCGCATGTATGGCGGCCGCACCCCACTGGGCAGTGCCATGCTCCGGCCCAACCCCATCCTCGCCCGCCTTCTCCGTGCACATGGAGCCCCTGAGCCTGAGGATGAGGACGACAGGCCTGGCCCCTGCAGCAGCAGTAGCGACAGTGACAGCGGGGACGAGGGC gatGAATACGACGACATCGTGGTCCACAGTGGCCAGAGCCCAAACCGGCTACCTCCTACCCCAGCCTCAAAACCTCTCCCTGATGACCCCGTCTGA
- the NFKBIB gene encoding NF-kappa-B inhibitor beta isoform X2 produces the protein MAGVACLGKAPEADEWCDSGLGSLGPDASAPGGPGLGAELGPGLSWAPLVFGYVTEDGDTALHLAVIHQHEPFLDFLLGFAAGTEYLDLQNDLGQGPDRTSDADRPPVTLYPEPDLEKEDEESEEDWKLQLEAENYEGHTPLHVAVIHKDAEMVRLLREAGADLNKPEPTCGRSPLHLAVEAQAADVLELLLRAGADPATRMYGGRTPLGSAMLRPNPILARLLRAHGAPEPEDEDDRPGPCSSSSDSDSGDEGDEYDDIVVHSGQSPNRLPPTPASKPLPDDPV, from the exons ATGGCCGGGGTCGCGTGCTTGGGGAAAGCGCCGGAGGCCGACGAATGGTGCGACAGCGGCCTGGGCTCTCTGGGCCCGGACGCATCAGCACCCGGAGGACCGGGGTTGGGCGCCGAGCTGGGCCCGGGGCTGTCGTGGGCGCCCCTCGTCTTCGGCTACGTCACTGAGGATGGGGACAC GGCACTGCACTTGGCAGTGATTCATCAGCACGAGCCCTTCCTGGATTTCCTCCTAGGCTTCGCGGCTGGCACCGAGTACCTAGACCTGCAGAATGACCTGGgccag GGCCCTGACCGCACCTCTGATGCTGACCGCCCACCTGTCACCTTGTACCCCGAACCCGACTtggagaaggaagatgaagaGAGTGAGGAGGATTGGAAGCTGCAGTTGGAGGCTGAGAACTATGAGG GCCATACCCCACTTCACGTGGCTGTCATCCACAAAGATGCCGAGATGGTTCGGCTGCTCCGGGAGGCTGGAGCAGACCTCAACAAACCG GAGCCCACTTGTGGCCGGAGCCCCCTACACTTGGCAGTGGAGGCCCAAGCCGCCGATGTGCTGGAGCTCCTCCTGAGGGCAGGTGCCGATCCCGCTACCCGCATGTATGGCGGCCGCACCCCACTGGGCAGTGCCATGCTCCGGCCCAACCCCATCCTCGCCCGCCTTCTCCGTGCACATGGAGCCCCTGAGCCTGAGGATGAGGACGACAGGCCTGGCCCCTGCAGCAGCAGTAGCGACAGTGACAGCGGGGACGAGGGC gatGAATACGACGACATCGTGGTCCACAGTGGCCAGAGCCCAAACCGGCTACCTCCTACCCCAGCCTCAAAACCTCTCCCTGATGACCCCGTCTGA